The following nucleotide sequence is from Catillopecten margaritatus gill symbiont.
TAATTTGTTAATTCATAAACACTTTCCTGAGTTTGCACCTGTGCACTTGATAGTAATTCCGCAACAGGCATAAGTTTTTTATCGGTATCAGACGCTTGATTGAGCGCATGACTCAACTGTATCAATTGTGCATTTGCCCCCGATTCTTGTTCAAGTTGACTGAGAATACTTGAAGTTTGTTCGATCAAACTGGCGGCATTTGCACTGGTTTTAAAATCACTTTCGATGCTTTCAAGGTCTGCTTGCACCAATTCCGCGGCTTCTAATTCTTGCAGTTGATGCTGCAATAATTCCTGCTGTTGTTGCTTTAAATCTTGATTATTGCTGAGCTCATCAATCTGATTACGCACCGCATTATAGTCCGCCACGATAACATTTAACGATTCACAGGCACTAGAATTTTGTGCATAAGTATCCAGCAAATCCCGCTGTTGGTCGGGGCGTAATAGCAGTTGATGTTCATTTTGTCCATGCATATCAATCAACAATTCGCCCACGCCTCGTAACACCGACAATGGCACGCTTGCCCCATTCACAAAAGCCTTTGAACGCCCATCACTGGTAACAATACGACGCAAAATACACTCCCCTTCTTCGTCCAAAGATTGTTCTTTAAGGTAAGTTTGTATTTTTTGTTGATTTTCCACTTCAAACACTGCACTGACTTCGGCTTTGTCCTTGCCATGACGCACCAGCGTGGAATCGCTGCGATGACCAAGTGCCAAATTTAAAGCCTGTAAAAGGATGGATTTACCTGCCCCCGTTTCACCCGTTACTGCACTCATTCCCGACTCAAAAGACAAATCGAGTTTTTCTACAACGGCGAGATTTTTAACGGATAACTGAGATAACATTGTTACAACTTTGCACCCCAGTGCAATTTAGAACGAATAATTTCAAAATAATCATAATCTTGCGGATGCAACAAATGAATCTGCCGCTCGTGCTGACTCAGACAAATGTCTTGCCCTGCAACAATCGGTACCGAAGTTTGCCCATCAAAATTCACCGTTGCCCCTTCGTCAGTCTCTTTAATACGCACCACAATTTCACTTTCACCCGGCACCAAAAGGGGGCGATGGCTCATTGTATGCGGACAAATAGACACCACGCCAATCGCATTCACCCCTGGATGCATAATCGGGCCACCACTTGACAGTGCGTAAGCCGTTGAGCCTGTTGGTGTGGTAATAATCAATCCATCGGCTCGTTGATTACTGACAAATTTTCCATCAATTGACAAATCAAATTCAATCATCTTTAAAGTTTTTGTTCTGTGCACCACCACATCGTTTAATGCCAAACATTGCCCTAAAACTTTGCCATTTTCTTTAATTTGACACGATAACAAATGGCGTGGCTCCTCAATATAGTTGCCATTCAAAATTTCTGTTACAATGTTTTGCATTTTGGTCGCTGGTACATCCGCTAAAAACCCAAGGCGACCTAAATTAATACCTAATATCGGAATTTTTTTATCCACAAAAGTTCGTGCTGTATTCAATAAAGAACCGTCGCCACCGACAACAATAATCAAATCCGCCTGCTCACCAATATCATCACCACGCACCACAGTGATGCTTTTTTTCATCAATAAAGCACCCAACTCCTCCGCTTTTTTATCGCTATTAGGGTCGTTGGGTTTGGTAAT
It contains:
- the recN gene encoding DNA repair protein RecN; protein product: MLSQLSVKNLAVVEKLDLSFESGMSAVTGETGAGKSILLQALNLALGHRSDSTLVRHGKDKAEVSAVFEVENQQKIQTYLKEQSLDEEGECILRRIVTSDGRSKAFVNGASVPLSVLRGVGELLIDMHGQNEHQLLLRPDQQRDLLDTYAQNSSACESLNVIVADYNAVRNQIDELSNNQDLKQQQQELLQHQLQELEAAELVQADLESIESDFKTSANAASLIEQTSSILSQLEQESGANAQLIQLSHALNQASDTDKKLMPVAELLSSAQVQTQESVYELTNYLSGLSFDEETTQNLEARLGELHNLARKHACQITELIEIKEKITTELDTIGGAGASLDGLEQQKTDLTKQYHKQAELLSKVRIEKAKSLSTLVTEAMQVLGMPGSVFKVDLPKKAEGVHYNGAENVDFLVKTNMGSGLKALKKVASGGELSRISLAISVVSSDSEYTPTLIFDEVDVGISGAVAEVVGQKLKQLSQHYQIICITHLAQVAAFGHQHLRVQKSQEDDGAQTTVLQLPDDERVNEIARILGGATITDSTRSAAAEMINLSK
- the nadK gene encoding NAD kinase, translated to MFKTIGIITKPNDPNSDKKAEELGALLMKKSITVVRGDDIGEQADLIIVVGGDGSLLNTARTFVDKKIPILGINLGRLGFLADVPATKMQNIVTEILNGNYIEEPRHLLSCQIKENGKVLGQCLALNDVVVHRTKTLKMIEFDLSIDGKFVSNQRADGLIITTPTGSTAYALSSGGPIMHPGVNAIGVVSICPHTMSHRPLLVPGESEIVVRIKETDEGATVNFDGQTSVPIVAGQDICLSQHERQIHLLHPQDYDYFEIIRSKLHWGAKL